One window of Amaranthus tricolor cultivar Red isolate AtriRed21 chromosome 11, ASM2621246v1, whole genome shotgun sequence genomic DNA carries:
- the LOC130827704 gene encoding probable indole-3-pyruvate monooxygenase YUCCA5: MDHFMFNSNEDILSRRCVWVNGPVIVGAGPSGLAVGACLKEQGVPFVILERADCIASLWQKHTYDRLKLHLPKQFCQLPKMPFPKSFPKYPTRRQFIDYLESYATHFDINPHFNECVQSAKYDETMGLWRVKTTGWAPARHEVEYICRSLVVATGENAECVRPDINGLAHFDGKVIHSSEYKSGDAFQGQKVLVVGCGNSGMEVSLDLSNHNAKPSIICQSSVHILPREIMGKSTFELAMLLMKWVPLWLVDKMLLLFSWLIFGDIQKFGLKRPKVGPLELKNKEGKTPVLDIGALEKIRSGKIKVIESEIKSFNSNGVFFMDGNSMEFDAVILATGYRSNVPSWLQDSESFNKNGFPKTPYPNGWKGRNGLYAVGFTRRGLAGASSDAIKIAQDIANVWKHETIQYKLPLFNQIPKNKKN, translated from the exons ATGGATCATTTTATGTTTAATTCTAATGAAGATATCTTATCACGCCGATGCGTATGGGTAAACGGTCCGGTGATTGTTGGCGCTGGACCGTCCGGACTAGCCGTAGGAGCATGTCTTAAAGAACAAGGAGTGCCATTTGTAATCCTAGAAAGAGCGGATTGCATTGCCTCACTTTGGCAAAAACATACCTATGATAGGCTAAAATTACACCTTCCTAAACAATTTTGTCAGTTACCCAAAATGCCCTTCCCTAAATCATTCCCTAAATACCCTACTAGAAGACAATTTATTGACTACCTTGAATCCTACGCAACCCACTTTGACATTAACCCACATTTTAATGAGTGTGTCCAATCCGCCAAATATGATGAAACAATGGGCCTTTGGAGGGTTAAGACTACGGGGTGGGCGCCAGCCCGACACGAAGTTGAGTATATTTGTCGTAGCCTCGTGGTGGCTACTGGAGAAAACGCTGAATGTGTCCGCCCAGACATCAACGGGCTGGCACATTTCGACGGGAAGGTTATTCACTCGAGCGAGTATAAATCTGGCGACGCTTTTCAAGGCCAAAAGGTCCTCGTTGTCGGATGTGGAAATTCGGGCATGGAAGTCTCTCTCGACCTATCTAACCACAATGCAAAACCGTCTATAATTTGTCAAAGCTCG gtaCATATTCTTCCTAGAGAAATAATGGGAAAATCAACATTTGAGTTGGCAATGCTACTAATGAAGTGGGTCCCACTTTGGTTGGTAGAcaaaatgttgttattattctCTTGGTTAATATTTGGTGACATACAAAAGTTTGGGCTAAAAAGGCCAAAAGTGGGCCCACTTGAGCTAAAGAACAAGGAAGGAAAAACACCAGTATTAGACATTGGTGCCTTAGAAAAAATTCGATCaggaaaaataaaagttattgAATCAGAAATTAAGAGTTTTAATTCCAATGGAGTTTTTTTCATGGATGGAAATTCAATGGAGTTTGATGCAGTCATTTTGGCCACTGGGTATCGTAGTAATGTTCCTTCTTGGCTTCAG GATAGTGAATCATTTAACAAGAATGGATTTCCAAAAACCCCATATCCAAATGGATGGAAAGGAAGGAATGGATTATATGCCGTTGGATTTACAAGGAGAGGCCTTGCTGGTGCTTCATCTGATGCCATCAAAATTGCTCAAGATATTGCTAATGTTTGGAAACATGAAACTATTCAATATAAACTTCCACTTTTTAATCAAatcccaaaaaataaaaaaaattaa